One Eubalaena glacialis isolate mEubGla1 chromosome 11, mEubGla1.1.hap2.+ XY, whole genome shotgun sequence DNA segment encodes these proteins:
- the SSTR3 gene encoding somatostatin receptor type 3: MDTPGYPSLVPTPSEPWNASSAWPLDAVLGNASAARSAAGLAVSGILIPLVYLVVCVVGLLGNSLVIYVVLRQTASPSVTNIYILNLALADELFMLGLPFLAAQNALSYWPFGSLMCRLVMAVDGINQFTSIFCLTVMSVDRYLAVAHPTRSARWRTAPVARTVSAAVWVASAVVVLPVVVFSGVPRGMSTCHMQWPEPAAAWRAGFIIYTAALGFFGPLLVICLCYLLIVVKVRSAGRRVWAPSCQRRRHSERRVTRMVVAVVALFVLCWMPFYVLNIINVVCPLPEEPAFFGLYFLVVALPYANSCANPILYGFLSYRFKQGFRRVLLRPSRRVRNQEPPLGPPGKTEEEEDGEEDGGGEDGQEGAGKHEELKEMNGRVNRITQPGPSGQEQPPSGPTRKERQFLPQEPSAAEKSGTLHISYL, translated from the coding sequence ATGGACACCCCTGGCTATCCTTCACTGGTGCCCACGCCCTCGGAACCCTGGAACGCCTCTTCGGCTTGGCCCCTGGATGCCGTCCTCGGAAACGCGTCCGCAGCGCGGAGTGCAGCAGGGCTGGCTGTCAGCGGCATTCTGATTCCACTGGTCTACCTGGTGGTGTGCGTGGTGGGCCTGCTGGGCAACTCACTGGTCATCTACGTGGTCCTGCGACAGACGGCCAGCCCGTCGGTCACCAACATCTACATCCTCAACCTGGCACTGGCTGACGAGCTTTTCATGCTGGGGCTGCCCTTCCTGGCCGCCCAGAACGCCCTGTCCTACTGGCCCTTCGGGTCCCTCATGTGCCGCCTGGTCATGGCCGTGGATGGCATCAACCAGTTCACCAGCATCTTCTGTCTCACTGTCATGAGCGTGGACCGCTACTTGGCGGTAGCGCATCCCACCCGCTCAGCCCGCTGGCGCACGGCGCCCGTGGCCCGCACAGTCAGTGCGGCCGTCTGGGTGGCCTCAGCCGTGGTAGTGCTGCCCGTGGTGGTCTTCTCGGGCGTGCCCCGTGGCATGAGCACCTGCCACATGCAGTGGCCCGAGCCGGCGGCGGCCTGGCGGGCTGGCTTCATCATCTACACGGCCGCACTGGGCTTCTTTGGGCCGCTGCTGGTCATTTGCCTCTGCTACCTGCTCATTGTGGTCAAGGTGCGCTCAGCTGGGCGGCGGGTGTGGGCACCCTCGTGCCAGCGGCGGCGGCATTCTGAGCGCAGGGTCACGCGCATGGTGGTGGCCGTGGTGGCCCTCTTTGTCCTCTGCTGGATGCCCTTTTatgtgctcaacatcatcaaCGTGGTGTGCCCGCTGCCCGAGGAACCCGCCTTCTTCGGCCTCTACTTCCTGGTGGTGGCACTGCCCTATGCCAACAGCTGTGCCAACCCCATCCTTTACGGCTTCCTCTCCTACCGCTTCAAGCAGGGCTTCCGCAGGGTCCTGCTGCGGCCCTCCCGCCGGGTGCGCAACCAGGAGCCTCCCCTGGGGCCTCCagggaagacagaggaagaggaggatggggaagaggatggaggtggggaggatgggcaggagggagcagggaaGCATGAGGAGCTGAAGGAGATGAATGGCCGGGTCAACCGGATCACGCAGCCGGGTCCCAGCGGACAGGAGCAGCCTCCCAGCGGTCCCACCAGAAAGGAGCGCCAGTTCCTACCCCAAGAACCCTCAGCTGCGGAGAAGTCAGGCACCCTGCACATCAGCTATCTGTAA